ctgcagagatatcagctgttagtctgatggacttccctttgtgggtaacctgacctttgtctctggctgcacttaacagtttttccttcatttcaaccttggtgaatctgacaattgtgtgtcttggggttgctcttctcgaggaatatctttgtggtgttctctgtacttcctgaatttgaatgttggcctatcttgctaggttgaggaagttcctagataatatcctgaatagtgttttccaatttggttccattctccctgtcactttcaggtacaccaatcaaacataggtttggtcttttcacatagttccatatgTCTTGGAAGctctgtttgttccttttcattctttttttctctaatcttgtcttcatgctttatttcattaagttgatctttaatctctgatattctttcttctgcttgatcaatttggctattgatacttacGTATGCTGCATGAAGTCCTCGTGCTATATTTTTTAgcttcatcaggtcatttatgttcttctctaaattgGTTATTCTAGATAGCCATTCCTCTAacttttttttcaaggttcttagtttccttgcattgggttagaacatcctcctttagctcagagaagtttgttattaccgaccttctgaagcctacttctgtcagctcatcaaagtcatcctccatccagctttgttccgttgctggcaaggagttgtggtcctttggaggagaggaggcattctggattttggaattttcagcctttttgtgctggtttttccttatctttgtggatttatctacctttggtatttgatgttggtgacctaccgatggggtttctgtgtggacatcgtttttgttgatgttgatgctattcctttctgtttgttagttttcctgctaacagtcaggcccctctgctgcaagTTTGCTGGAGTttcctggaggtccactccagaccctgtttgcctgggtgtcaccagcggaggctgcagaacagcagagattgctgcctgttccttcctctggaagcttcgtcccagaggggcacccaccagatgtcagccagagctctcctgtatgagttatctgttgacccctgctgggaggtgtctcccagtcaggaggcacagggatgaaggacccacttgaggatgcagtctgtcccttagcaaagCTCCAGTGCTGTGCTGGTAGATCTGCTGCTCATTCAGAgttggcaggcaggaatgtttaagtcagCTGAAACTGCACCCACagtcaccccttcccccaggtgctccatcccagggagatgggagttttatctataagaccctgactggggctgctgcctttctttcagagatgccctgcccagaaaggaggaatctagagaggcagtttgGCTACAGTGGCTTAtgggctgtggtgggctccgcccagtctgaacttcctggctgctttgttcacACTGTGCGGGGAAGactacctactcaagcctcagtaatgggggatgcccctcccccatcaagcttgagcatcccaggttaagactgctgtgctggcagtgagaatttcaagccagtggatcttagcttgctgggctccatgggggtgagATCCGCTgaactagaccacttggctccctggcttcagccccctttccagggggagtgaatggttctgtctcactggagttccaggcgccactggggtatgaaaaaaaaaactgcagctaGGTCGGTGTCTTCCCAAacagccgcccagttttgtgcttgaaacccagggtcctggtggtgtaggcacctgggggaatctcctggtctgcagattgcaaagactgtgggaatagtgtagtatctgggctggagtgcaccatTCCTCACAGTATgatccctcacagcttcccttggctagtgGAGGGAGTttcccaaccccttgtgcttcctgagtgaggcgacaccccaccctgctctgGCTCCGCTCCCTGgcttgcacccactgtctaaccagtcccagtgagatgagctgggtacctcagctggaaatgcagaaatcacctgccttctgggCTGATCTTGCTGGttgctgcagaccagagctgttcctatttggccatcttgccaggcCCGTTTGGAAAGAGCTGATTTCTTGACAATATTGTCTTCCTAGCATCCAAGAACAtgaaatatctctccatttatttagttcttctttgatttcatttatcagagtgttttttttttttgagatggagtctcgctgtgtcgcccaggctggagtgcagtggcgtaatctcagctcactgcaagctccgcctcccgggttcacaccattctcctgcctcagcctctccgagtagctgggactacaggcgcccgccaccatgccgggctaattttttgtatttttagtagagacagggtttcactgtggtcttgatctcctgacctcatgatctgcctgcctcggcctcccaaagtgctgggattacaagcgtgagccaccgcgcccagccatttatcagagttttatagttttccttatatAGATTATACacttattttgttagatttacactCAAGTATATCATTGTGGGGGAAGGATGCTAGTGTAAAcaatgttgtgtttttttttttttttttgagacggagtctcgctctgtcgcccaggctggagtgcagtggcacaatctcggctcactgcaagctccgcctcccgggttcacgccattctcctgcctcagcctctccgagtagctgggactacaggtgcccgccaccacgcccggctaatttttttgtatttttaatagagacggggtttcaccgtggtctcgatctgacctcgtgatccgcccgcctcggcctcccaaagtgctaggattacaagcgtgagccaccgcgcccagccaatgttGTGTTTTTAATTGCAAATTCCATTTCTTCTTTGCTGGTATACAGGAGAGCAATTGACTTTTGTACATTAACCCTGTGTCCTGAAACCTTACTGGGAATTGCTTATTGTTAGTTCCAGCagttttttgttgattctttcagattttctacatggACGGTCATCTCATTGtcaattttcttataaaattcttGTTGTCTTGTTGCCTGATGGTGGGAGGGATTTGTCATGAGTGCTGACTTTTAGAAAAATGAAGTTTCaagattaatattattaaaacttCAAGTCATTAGCGATCATGTTTCCTATGTTTTACAATCAAACAAGCCTATTGGATTTAGCCAGTTTCACTATTCCAAGCTCATGCTGTATGGGCCACTCTAGCCCATTATCCCTAAAATATAATCCTACCACTTAATTagctctattttatatttttatattattcaatatagttgttgtttcttcttttcctaagaaGGAGACAATTTGCCTATTCATGTGGTAGGACCAAGTTCTTCTGAGGGTCTTCCTTCTGGACGTTTGCCATCAGTGATCCAGAGTAAATGAACTGTCATAAGGACGCAGAAAATATGGAGAAGTCATGACTTGCAAAAAGAATGTGGCAATAAGTGcattttctctccacacacaactttaaaaaaatatttttaccagtGATTTGAGGGTAAGTTGGAGACATTTTGCCCTTTTAACACTAAATGcttcagtgtgtatttcctaagaataagAGCATTATCTTACATAACCATAGTACAGTGATCAAGATCAGGAAATATGATATTGATAGAATACTAATATCTAACCCCCATTCCATTTTCAAATGTTGTCAATTGTCctaataatgtcctttatagccCATTTTTTCCTAATCTAAGATTCATGCTGGGGCATGCATCGTATTTAGTTgtcctgtctctttcaggtacggaacattttcttggtttttctttttgtttcctgatggtgacactttttttttaattaggagttttttattttatgatttcttcttttttatttcagtaggtcttgggggaacaggtagtgtttggctacatggataagttctttagtggtgattcctgagattttggtacacccgTCAGTGTACATTATCCCCAGTGCGTTGTCTTTTGTCCCCCAGTCTCACATCCTTTCCtctgagtccccagagtccattgtgtcattcttatacctttgcaacctcatagcttagctcccacttataagtgagaacataggatgtttgattttccattcctgagttacttcacttggaatagtgatctccaattccatctaggttgctgcaaatgccattattttgttcgtttttgtggctgagtagtattccatggtgtatatatatatatgtgtgtgtgtgtgtgtgtatatatatatgtatatatatatctatgtgtgtatatatatatatctatatctcacATATTCTTTATCTGCTCATtgattgttgggcatttgggctggtttcatatttttgcaattgcaaatagtgctgctataaacatatgtgttcaagtatcttttttgtatgacgacttcttttcctctgggtagatacccaggagtgggattgctggatcaaatggtagatctacttttagttctttaaggaatcttcacactgttttccatagtggttgtactagtttacgttCCTACcggcagtgtaaaagtgttccccttTCATcccatccatgccaacatctattattttttgattaaggcccttcttgcaggagtaaggtggtactgcactgtgggtttgatttgcatttccctgataattagtgatgttgaacattttttcatatgttttgtggccatttgtatatccttttttgagaattgtctgtacTTTTGGAAAGCATAGGCTGATTATGTTGCATAATATCCCTAAATTTAGGTTTGTCTGGTTTACACTCATGGTTAGATTCTGGTGATTTAATTTTGATGGGAATACTGCAGAGGTGATAGTGTGTTCTCAGTACCTCATATTAGAAGGCACGTGGAGTCTATTTGTCCCAATACTGGTGATGTTAACATGATTATCCTTCAGGCCTCCCTAtcataaagttattattttatctttaaacttACTAAGTAATTTGTGGTGAGATATTTTGACACCATGTAAATATCCTGTTCATCCAACTTTTACCTTCAAAAACGACACTGCCTACATTAACCTAATATAACATTTTACCTATGGTAATCTATTGCCTACAAAACCCTTAACTGTGATTGATTATTTTCTGACATCATTcctctaaatttatattttttggcaTCCTACTATGAGTAAAAGCTTTCTATTCCTATTTACATAATAATGAAcatgtacatttttatattattctatgAATTATGatcaattatcatttttattttgatgctccAAATAATATGTCCTAAATTTAGCAATGGGAGCTTCATCAAGTGGGCGTCTATGACCCTTTGCTATATTCCTACCATTCTTTGCATATTTCTTACTTTCTGGTACGATAAGATACTCTAAGTTAATCTTGTTCTTTCTGTATCCTAGCTCTGGTATTAGTCATTTTCCCAAAGAGCCGTGTTTCCTTCTAGTTGAGAATGGTGTTTAGAAACTAAtatctggggctgggggtggcggcttatgcctgtaatcccagcactttgggaggctgaggtgagtggattgcttgagctcaggagttcgagaccagtctggccaacatggtgaaaccctgtctctaccaaaaatacaaaaattagcctagtgtggtggcacatgcctgtagtcccagctactcaagaggctgaggcaggagaatcccttgaacctgggaggtggttgttgcagtgagccaagatcctgctactgccctccagcctgggcgacagagccagaccctgtcttaaaaacaaaacaaaacaaaataaagatctAGGATGTGCCCATTACTACCGAGGTTTCATTCATTGCCTTACAATCCTCTCAATATGTGTATATTGAATAACATTTCTGATCAGTTGTTGGGGCAGTCAGTGATTGCTCTGTGgctttaagaaataaatgttctttcCCTAATTTCTGAAAACCAGGAAGTAATTTCACAAATGCACAAAATGTGTTTTAGTATTATAAGGACATCTTTTCTCTGTATTCTGTTAAGTATTCTACACTGaaatcattcattaaaaaaatcttgaCATAGCTAAGGATTGACAAGAAGAAAGTGAATAGAAAAccttgttttctgaatttttccaAAGTATTTTGGAGGAACTGTGTGGTTCACtctctatttaactttttaaaagtttgatataATTGGATCCTTGGGACAATATCCCTGAAGGATCTGAAGTTTCAAACCTCTGTATATCTTAGCTGCTGAACTTTAAATTGTTCAGGGACAACAGGTATTCCCCCAAAACAACAAATGATTTAAATTTACCTAATATTTCAGTTGCTATCCTTTGGTATTTTTAGTTATGGTAGTAAGAattaataatttcaaaagaaatgaattGCACCATTgatttttacataatatttaacattttaaaatgtgaattaattTATTGTTTCTTGGACATAGTTAACTTTATGTAGTGCatcataaaacaatattttatttgaagttgGTGACACAGAATTCAGATGGGAGGACACAGAATTCAGATGGCTACTATTAAATACTTTTGAATATCAAATCTCAGGTAACTGGGctgattttttcatttaaaaacttttgtgcttgtTAGTCTTAAGAGTAGCACAAAAATTAAGCTTCTTTGaagtaatgttttataataatctaataactttttattattggAGAAgtctattaaatataaaattcggCAGAGAAATTCATAAGATGAAAGTGATTTTTAAGAacatgtatatttgaaaataggaAAGACTCAGTGGAGAAAGAAAACGGTTGAAGGTTTATTAAAAGGCAATATGAGTGCAGAAGCAAGGTAAATTTTCTGTAATAATTTTTTGTTAACAATgtgaaatgtaagaaaaaaatacaactttaagTTTCTGCCTGTCCTGCTAGAAACTAGTTTTGCCCTGCAGCGACCCCTCTGTGGGAATCTCATCGATCACAAGTGAAATTCTGGCAGTGCTAAAGTTAGTTTGCACAAGTTCACTGCTTATGGATATGGTCATGATGGTGGTCAACATTCTTCTCTTGCCAGTTCCAATGTTCTTATTTATAACTACATGCTCTGTAATCTTATTTTCAAAGAGATCTTATGGTAATCTTCCAAGGGAGTTTAGTTTCTGCATTTCCTGGATATGTGGGTTTTCATGTATTGCCTGGCTATACTTTTTAGAACTCTTTAAACACTCATAAAGATATGGGGCTCAACAATGAATGAAATTGTACACTGGATGAATTagtattaaatgtattaatattaaattgTGTGACATAAACTGGCTCTTAAATATAATCACAAATTAGAATCTACAATGCTTCGAGCATGTTGTCCTTTATGAAATCAGTGTACAGCCCCCCCCAAACTGTTAGCTGGAAAGGGCAGAGTTCATTTAGACCCAGAGCCTCCGACTATGAAgttggtttaaatttttttttcttttttttgagatagagtctcactgtcacccaggctggagtgcagtggtgcaatctcggcttactgcaacctctgcctccctgtctcagcctcagcctcctgagtagctgggaccacagatgtgcaccaccacatctggctaatttctgtatttttcatagagacaggatttcaccatcatgttgcccaggctggtcaaactcttgagctcaagcaatccacccgcctcagcctcccaaagtgctgggattacaggcatgagccactgtgccaagcctaaaatttatttgtttctttcaaggttcctcctcttcttttagTGAAGATCAATATTGCTTTTTATTGTACATTTGAGCTTTCTTTTCCTCACTTATCTGGATTACTTTTCTGATTTGAGCTCAATAACTTCTTCAATGTACATTCatatttttcctcattcagtcACTTTTGAATCTTTATTAacgacctactgtgtgccaaggaTAGGTTTAGGAGCTCAGATTCAAGTATTAAatatgcatattctttttttcaaatttgctgttttctaaattttattgtgGAAGAATCAACTTATATACATCAAACCTGCTTCCCCCCCTTACATCAATAAATACACTATCCTGTGATTTCTTGTAGTAAAATTGCATTTATAGTAGTGAAAATAAGTTTGAGAGGATTTTCCTAACTAAATAAATATcacactttgttcatttctttatgtcCTCAGATTAAATGAAGGGAATAATACTGGAATAAAtatagatgaaagaaagaaaatgcaaggaGAAAACTTCACCATTTGGAGCACTTTTTTCTTGGAGGGATTTTCCCAGTACCCAAGGTTAGAGGTTGTTCTCTTCGTCTTCAGCCTTGTAATGTATCTGACAACCCTCTTGGGCAACAGCACTCTTATTTTAATCACTATCCTAGATTCACGCCTTAAAACCCCCATGTACTTATTCCTTGGAAATCTCTCTTTCATGGATATTTGTTACACATCTGCCTCTGTTCCTACTTTACTGGTGAACTTGCTGTCATCCCAGAAAACCATTATCTTTTCTGGGTGTGCTGTACAGATGTATCTGTCCCTTGCCATGGGCTCCACAGAGTGTGTGCTCCTGGCCGTGATGGCATATGACCGTTATGTGGCCATTTGCAACCCGCTGAGATACTCCATCATCATGAACAGGTGCGTCTGTGCACGGATGGCCACGGTCTCCTGGGTGACGGGTTGCCTGACCGCCCTCCTGGAAACCAGTTTCGCCCTGCAGATACCCCTCTGTGGGAATCTCATCGATCACTTCACGTGTGAAATTCTGGCGGTGCTAAAGTTAGCTTGCACAAGTTCACTGCTCATGACCACGATCATGCTGGTGGTCAGCATTCTCCTCTTGCCAATTCCAATGCTCTTAATTTGCATCTCTTACATCTTCAGCCTTTCCGCTATTCTGAGAATCAGCTCAGCAGAGGGAAGAAACAAGGCTTTCTCTAGCTGTGGTGCCCATTTGACTGTGGTGATCTTGTATTATGGGGCTGGCCTCTCTATGTACC
The nucleotide sequence above comes from Symphalangus syndactylus isolate Jambi chromosome 3, NHGRI_mSymSyn1-v2.1_pri, whole genome shotgun sequence. Encoded proteins:
- the OR2K2 gene encoding olfactory receptor 2K2; the encoded protein is MQGENFTIWSTFFLEGFSQYPRLEVVLFVFSLVMYLTTLLGNSTLILITILDSRLKTPMYLFLGNLSFMDICYTSASVPTLLVNLLSSQKTIIFSGCAVQMYLSLAMGSTECVLLAVMAYDRYVAICNPLRYSIIMNRCVCARMATVSWVTGCLTALLETSFALQIPLCGNLIDHFTCEILAVLKLACTSSLLMTTIMLVVSILLLPIPMLLICISYIFSLSAILRISSAEGRNKAFSSCGAHLTVVILYYGAGLSMYLKPSSSNAQKIDKIISLLYGLLTPMLNPIIYSLRNKEVKDAMKKLLGKIPLHQTHKHL